From a region of the uncultured Desulfatiglans sp. genome:
- a CDS encoding conserved hypothetical protein (Evidence 4 : Unknown function but conserved in other organisms) produces MNGNHPIGAGNVSLLELMMQQTTGGSAPIDASGLSVDVSMPETSEPAERNDPQETIDPDGTALFAATNLDSWETDKPRHFARDVGIDSVCYRRLDPEYYAWLRHKMALAKKALESGRLDSAAFDGLRTRFNAIHAWAVERFGEAELLAAVRSLDPKTYPPPAIDPAAQSCPVSAAPVSPVACPSAPTVERYLYPKDGEWRFTEKVPQSAVDKVDAIRDQALTLGWSEARLYQNRGRFRFPCGEDYGLVCFVDANERIGEVTRQYIEIIGPPPRENRLRFHNPDVDQPWLKRANP; encoded by the coding sequence ATGAACGGAAACCACCCGATTGGAGCAGGGAACGTGAGCCTTCTCGAACTCATGATGCAACAGACCACCGGAGGATCGGCCCCTATCGATGCAAGCGGCCTGTCGGTCGATGTCTCCATGCCGGAGACATCGGAACCGGCTGAGCGCAACGATCCGCAGGAAACCATCGATCCCGACGGCACCGCCCTTTTCGCGGCCACGAATCTGGACTCATGGGAAACCGACAAACCTCGACACTTCGCGCGGGACGTGGGGATCGACAGCGTCTGCTACCGCCGTCTGGACCCGGAATACTACGCATGGCTCCGACACAAGATGGCACTGGCCAAGAAAGCGTTGGAATCAGGACGGCTCGATTCCGCCGCCTTCGACGGATTGCGAACCCGCTTCAACGCCATTCATGCCTGGGCCGTCGAACGATTCGGTGAGGCCGAGCTTCTCGCCGCCGTTCGGAGCCTCGACCCCAAGACCTATCCTCCGCCAGCGATTGACCCGGCCGCCCAGAGCTGTCCCGTTTCGGCCGCACCCGTCTCTCCTGTTGCATGTCCTTCCGCGCCTACTGTCGAGCGGTACCTGTACCCTAAGGACGGGGAGTGGCGCTTCACGGAGAAAGTCCCGCAATCGGCCGTCGACAAGGTCGATGCCATCCGCGACCAGGCGCTAACCCTCGGTTGGTCCGAGGCGCGGCTCTATCAGAACCGGGGACGGTTCCGCTTCCCCTGCGGCGAGGACTACGGCCTCGTCTGTTTCGTAGATGCCAACGAACGCATCGGCGAAGTGACCCGGCAATACATCGAGATCATCGGCCCGCCCCCGCGGGAGAACCGCCTTCGTTTCCATAACCCGGATGTGGACCAGCCATGGCTCAAGAGAGCGAATCCGTAA